The Micavibrio sp. TMED2 genome includes a window with the following:
- a CDS encoding NADH-quinone oxidoreductase subunit F (part of NADH-ubiquinone oxidoreductase complex I; shuttles electrons from NADH, via FMN and iron-sulfur (Fe-S) centers, to quinones in the respiratory chain; NuoF is part of the soluble NADH dehydrogenase fragment, which represents the electron input part of NADH dehydrogenase) has product MLQDKDRIFPNIYGWLGADLESAKKRGDWDNTKDIIAKGREAIVEEMKTSGLRGRGGAGFPTGMKWSFMPKEIGDRPHYLVINADESEPGTCKDREIMRHEPHKLIEGALIAGFAMGAHAAYIYIRGEFYNEGSAIVTAIKEAYAAGLLGKNAAGSGWDFDVYLHRGAGAYICGEETALIESLEGKKGQPRNKPPFPAMAGLYACPTTVNNVETIAVSPTIMRRGGEWFAGLGRPKNHGTKLFCISGHVNQPCNVEEELGIPMKELIEKHAGGVRGGWDNLLAVIPGGSSTPCLPKDICDTVLMDFDSLREQKSGLGTAGLIVMDKSTDIVKAIARLSRFYTHESCGQCTPCREGTGWMYRVMQRMASGNAKIEEIDMLLDVTSEIEGHTICAHGDASGWPIQGLIRHFRPEMERKIHEYRRQAESGPAVAAE; this is encoded by the coding sequence ATGCTGCAGGATAAAGACCGTATTTTCCCCAATATCTATGGCTGGCTTGGCGCTGATCTGGAATCCGCCAAGAAGCGCGGTGACTGGGACAATACCAAGGATATCATCGCCAAGGGTCGCGAGGCCATTGTCGAGGAGATGAAGACCTCCGGCCTGCGTGGTCGTGGTGGTGCGGGTTTCCCGACCGGTATGAAGTGGTCCTTCATGCCGAAGGAAATCGGCGACCGTCCGCATTACCTCGTGATCAATGCCGATGAATCCGAGCCCGGTACCTGTAAGGACCGGGAGATCATGCGCCATGAGCCGCACAAGCTGATCGAAGGTGCGCTGATTGCCGGTTTCGCCATGGGTGCCCATGCGGCCTATATCTACATTCGCGGCGAGTTCTATAACGAAGGCTCGGCCATCGTTACCGCGATCAAGGAAGCCTATGCCGCCGGTCTGCTGGGCAAGAACGCTGCCGGTTCCGGCTGGGACTTCGACGTCTATCTGCACCGCGGGGCAGGGGCCTATATCTGCGGTGAGGAAACCGCACTGATCGAAAGTCTTGAGGGCAAGAAGGGCCAGCCGCGCAACAAGCCGCCATTCCCCGCAATGGCCGGTCTCTATGCCTGCCCGACCACGGTCAATAATGTCGAGACCATCGCTGTATCACCGACCATCATGCGTCGTGGCGGCGAGTGGTTTGCCGGCTTGGGCCGTCCGAAGAACCACGGCACCAAGCTGTTCTGTATCTCCGGTCATGTGAACCAGCCCTGTAATGTTGAGGAAGAGCTCGGCATTCCGATGAAGGAACTGATCGAGAAGCACGCGGGCGGTGTCCGTGGTGGCTGGGACAATCTGCTGGCGGTTATCCCCGGCGGGTCATCAACCCCGTGCCTGCCGAAAGATATCTGCGATACTGTGCTGATGGACTTTGACAGCCTGCGTGAGCAGAAATCAGGTCTTGGTACTGCCGGTCTGATCGTCATGGATAAATCCACGGATATCGTGAAAGCGATTGCCCGTCTGTCGCGCTTCTACACCCATGAGAGCTGTGGCCAGTGCACCCCGTGCCGTGAGGGCACCGGCTGGATGTACCGGGTGATGCAGCGCATGGCGAGCGGCAATGCCAAGATCGAAGAAATAGACATGCTGCTCGATGTTACCAGCGAGATCGAAGGGCACACCATCTGTGCCCATGGTGACGCATCCGGTTGGCCTATTCAGGGTCTGATCCGCCATTTCCGCCCGGAAATGGAACGTAAAATTCATGAGTATCGCCGTCAGGCCGAGTCCGGTCCGGCGGTCGCAGCCGAGTAG
- a CDS encoding NADH-quinone oxidoreductase subunit G (Catalyzes the transfer of electrons from NADH to quinone) has protein sequence MPKLTINGIEVEVEPGTSILQACEQVGVEIPRFCYHDRLSVPANCRMCLVELEGAPKPVASCAMAAGDNMKVLTGSEKVKKARNGVMEMLLINHPLDCPICDQGGECDLQDQAMGYGFDRSRFAENKRAVQDKYLGPLVKTVMTRCIHCTRCVRFADEVAGVPEMGMTGRGEHSEIGPYIEKAISTELSGNLVDVCPVGALTSKPYAFNARPWELKKTQTIDVLDAVGSNIRMDARGSEILRVQPRLHEDVNEEWISDKTRYACDGLKKRRLDKPYVRIDGKLQPVDWPEAFEAIRKGLDGVKGDEIAAIAGDQADAETMFLLKELMASLGSSNLECRQDGANFDPTVPAGYLFNSSIAGIEQADVILVVGANPRVEAPLVNARIRKRYLQGGLTVGMIGVQENLTYPYQYLGAGPQTLADVIAGNGDFAKALKDAKNPLVIVGMAAFRRDDGLAVQAEIAKLADTYGMVREGWNGISVLHTAAARVGALSLGFAPADKARSFNDLMADVSAKKVKALYLLEADEMPVEPLDNAFVIYQGHHGDKVAGKADVILPGAAYSEKTAIYMNMEGRVQSTRRAVFPPGDAREDWTIVRALSEVLGKTLPYDSHGAVRKALMEAYPAFAAIDTPLVAKPAKFGTEGAVSDAPFGVAIENFYQTCAISRASDTMAACVAEIVKGERPDTASRTGTDG, from the coding sequence ATGCCAAAGCTAACCATCAACGGTATCGAGGTCGAAGTCGAACCCGGTACGTCGATCCTTCAGGCCTGTGAACAGGTTGGCGTGGAAATTCCGCGCTTCTGTTACCACGACCGTCTGTCGGTCCCGGCAAACTGCCGGATGTGCCTCGTCGAACTCGAGGGCGCGCCGAAGCCTGTTGCCAGCTGTGCCATGGCCGCCGGTGACAACATGAAGGTGCTAACCGGGTCGGAGAAGGTGAAAAAGGCGCGTAACGGCGTCATGGAAATGCTGCTGATCAACCACCCGCTTGATTGCCCGATCTGTGATCAGGGCGGCGAGTGTGATCTGCAGGATCAGGCCATGGGCTATGGCTTCGACCGCAGCCGGTTTGCAGAAAACAAGCGAGCAGTGCAGGATAAGTATCTGGGACCACTGGTAAAAACCGTGATGACCCGCTGCATTCACTGCACCCGTTGTGTGCGTTTTGCCGATGAGGTTGCCGGTGTGCCGGAAATGGGCATGACCGGTCGTGGCGAGCATTCCGAAATCGGGCCTTATATCGAAAAGGCTATCTCCACCGAGCTTTCCGGCAATCTGGTTGATGTTTGCCCGGTCGGTGCGCTGACCTCCAAACCCTATGCCTTCAATGCCCGTCCATGGGAGTTGAAGAAGACCCAGACCATCGACGTGCTCGATGCTGTCGGCTCGAATATCCGCATGGATGCGCGCGGTTCTGAAATCCTTCGGGTTCAGCCACGTCTGCATGAGGATGTGAACGAGGAATGGATTTCCGATAAGACCCGCTATGCCTGTGACGGCCTGAAAAAGCGTCGTCTCGACAAGCCTTATGTCCGGATTGACGGCAAGCTGCAGCCGGTTGACTGGCCGGAAGCCTTCGAGGCAATCCGCAAGGGGCTTGATGGCGTCAAGGGTGACGAGATCGCGGCGATTGCCGGTGATCAGGCCGATGCCGAAACCATGTTCCTGCTGAAGGAACTGATGGCGTCGCTTGGCTCCAGCAATCTTGAGTGCCGTCAGGATGGCGCGAATTTCGATCCGACCGTACCTGCCGGTTACCTGTTCAACAGCAGCATTGCCGGAATTGAACAGGCTGATGTGATCCTCGTCGTCGGTGCCAATCCGCGCGTTGAGGCTCCGCTGGTCAATGCCCGTATCCGCAAGCGTTACCTGCAGGGTGGCCTGACGGTCGGCATGATCGGGGTACAGGAAAACCTGACCTATCCGTATCAGTATCTGGGCGCTGGCCCACAGACCCTGGCCGATGTGATTGCCGGTAACGGTGATTTCGCCAAGGCGCTGAAGGATGCCAAGAACCCGCTGGTTATTGTCGGCATGGCGGCCTTCCGCCGTGATGACGGTTTAGCCGTACAGGCCGAGATCGCCAAGCTGGCCGATACCTACGGCATGGTGCGTGAAGGCTGGAACGGTATCAGCGTTCTGCATACTGCGGCTGCACGGGTAGGGGCCCTGAGCCTCGGCTTTGCGCCTGCGGATAAAGCCCGCAGTTTCAATGATTTGATGGCCGATGTTTCAGCGAAAAAGGTTAAGGCACTTTATCTGCTTGAAGCGGATGAAATGCCGGTTGAGCCGCTGGACAACGCCTTTGTCATCTATCAGGGCCATCATGGCGACAAGGTTGCCGGCAAGGCCGATGTGATCCTGCCGGGCGCGGCCTATTCCGAGAAGACCGCGATCTACATGAATATGGAAGGTCGGGTGCAGTCGACCCGCCGCGCCGTGTTCCCGCCGGGCGATGCCCGTGAGGACTGGACCATTGTCCGGGCGCTGTCGGAAGTGCTGGGCAAGACGCTGCCTTATGACAGCCATGGCGCTGTTCGCAAGGCACTGATGGAAGCCTATCCGGCCTTTGCCGCGATTGATACGCCACTGGTTGCCAAGCCTGCCAAATTTGGCACGGAAGGTGCGGTCAGTGATGCGCCATTCGGTGTGGCGATTGAAAACTTCTACCAAACCTGTGCTATCTCACGCGCGTCCGACACCATGGCGGCCTGCGTTGCCGAGATCGTGAAGGGTGAACGTCCCGATACCGCTTCAAGGACCGGTACAGATGGCTGA
- a CDS encoding NADH-quinone oxidoreductase subunit H, with product MADFVTTYVIPGAWMLGHIALIVGVILLAVAYLTYAERKVLGAAQLRQGPNMVGPFGLLQPIADGVKLLSKEIIIPSGANRLIFVLAPMLTFFLALVAWAVIPVDENWVLANINVGVLYLFAISSLGVYGVIMAGWASNSVYAFLGAMRSAAQMVSYEVSIGLVIVTVLLCTGSLNLQEIVLADRPFWMWVLLFPMLIVFFISCLAETNRAPFDLPEGESEIVAGFHVEYSAMGFALFFLGEYANMILMSGITTVLFLGGWLPPFGMDFAPFNLVPGIIWFALKTSFCLFVFLWVRATLPRYRYDQLMRLGWKVFLPFSLLWVLVVAGILVATDSLPA from the coding sequence ATGGCTGATTTTGTCACTACATACGTTATCCCCGGTGCCTGGATGCTGGGGCATATCGCGCTGATCGTTGGTGTGATCCTGCTGGCTGTTGCCTATCTCACCTATGCCGAGCGCAAGGTGCTGGGTGCGGCGCAGCTGCGTCAGGGGCCGAACATGGTCGGTCCATTTGGCCTGCTGCAGCCGATTGCCGATGGCGTCAAGCTGCTGTCCAAGGAGATCATCATCCCGAGCGGTGCCAACCGCCTGATCTTCGTGCTGGCGCCAATGCTGACCTTCTTCCTCGCGTTGGTTGCCTGGGCGGTGATCCCGGTTGATGAGAACTGGGTACTGGCCAACATCAATGTCGGTGTTCTGTATCTCTTCGCCATCTCATCCCTCGGTGTTTATGGCGTGATCATGGCCGGTTGGGCATCCAACTCGGTCTATGCCTTCCTCGGTGCTATGCGTTCAGCGGCCCAGATGGTCTCTTACGAAGTGTCCATCGGTCTGGTGATCGTGACCGTGCTGCTCTGCACCGGTTCACTGAACCTGCAGGAAATCGTGCTTGCCGACCGTCCGTTCTGGATGTGGGTACTGCTGTTCCCGATGCTGATCGTGTTCTTCATCTCCTGCCTTGCAGAGACCAACCGGGCACCGTTTGACCTGCCGGAAGGTGAGAGTGAGATCGTGGCCGGTTTCCACGTCGAATATTCGGCTATGGGCTTCGCGCTGTTCTTCCTCGGTGAATACGCCAACATGATCCTGATGAGCGGTATTACCACCGTGCTGTTCCTCGGCGGCTGGCTGCCACCGTTCGGCATGGATTTCGCGCCGTTCAATCTGGTCCCCGGCATCATCTGGTTCGCGCTCAAGACATCATTCTGTCTGTTCGTGTTCCTCTGGGTGCGTGCAACCCTGCCGCGCTACCGTTATGACCAGCTGATGCGTCTCGGCTGGAAGGTGTTCCTGCCGTTTTCATTGCTCTGGGTACTGGTTGTTGCCGGTATCCTCGTCGCCACCGATAGCTTGCCGGCATAA
- a CDS encoding NADH-quinone oxidoreductase subunit I: MALLDRTAQSFLLAEIVNGLALTLKYMFKPKVTLNYPFEKGPISPRFRGEHALRRYPNGEERCIACKLCEAVCPALAITIEAEPRDDGSRRTTRYDIDMTKCIYCGLCQEACPVDAIVEGPNFEFATETREELYYNKDKLLANGDRWEAQIASNLAADAPYR; this comes from the coding sequence ATGGCCCTACTGGACCGCACAGCACAGAGCTTTCTGCTCGCCGAGATCGTTAACGGTCTCGCGCTGACCCTGAAATATATGTTCAAGCCGAAGGTTACCCTGAACTATCCGTTCGAGAAGGGACCGATCAGCCCGCGTTTTCGTGGTGAACATGCCCTGCGCCGCTATCCCAACGGGGAAGAGCGCTGCATCGCCTGTAAACTCTGTGAAGCCGTGTGTCCGGCACTGGCCATCACCATCGAGGCCGAGCCACGCGATGACGGTTCACGCAGGACGACTCGCTATGACATTGATATGACCAAATGCATCTATTGCGGTCTGTGTCAGGAAGCGTGCCCGGTCGATGCCATCGTCGAGGGACCGAACTTCGAATTCGCGACCGAAACCCGCGAAGAACTCTACTACAACAAGGACAAGCTGCTCGCTAACGGTGACCGCTGGGAAGCGCAGATCGCCTCTAATCTTGCAGCCGATGCTCCCTACCGTTAA
- a CDS encoding NADH:ubiquinone oxidoreductase subunit J, which translates to MSLSAFAFYLFAVITVLSGTAVITSKNPVHSVFFLILAFFNAAGLFILMGAEFVAMILVIVYVGAVAVLFLFVVMMLDINFEELRTGMKRYLTMGGLLGIVFLAELIFVFQAGLSGATVEQATPDGARSNTHALGALLYTDYFFIFQLAGLVLLVAMIGAIVLTLRSRPGVRKQKIADQVARRPDDVVAIRKVPTGSGI; encoded by the coding sequence ATGAGCCTCAGCGCCTTCGCATTCTACTTGTTTGCCGTGATTACGGTGCTTAGCGGTACAGCCGTTATTACCTCAAAGAATCCCGTGCATTCAGTATTCTTCCTGATCCTCGCCTTCTTCAATGCGGCGGGTCTGTTCATTCTGATGGGTGCCGAGTTCGTCGCGATGATCCTCGTCATCGTCTATGTCGGCGCGGTTGCCGTGCTGTTCCTGTTTGTCGTCATGATGCTCGACATCAATTTCGAGGAACTGCGCACGGGCATGAAACGCTACCTGACCATGGGGGGATTGCTCGGGATTGTCTTCCTCGCCGAGCTGATCTTCGTGTTTCAGGCAGGCCTGTCCGGTGCAACGGTTGAGCAGGCGACGCCGGATGGTGCGCGCTCCAATACCCACGCGCTCGGCGCACTGCTCTACACCGACTATTTCTTCATCTTCCAGTTGGCTGGTCTCGTGCTTCTGGTGGCGATGATCGGGGCGATTGTTCTGACCCTGCGCAGCCGTCCGGGCGTGCGCAAGCAGAAGATCGCCGATCAGGTCGCCCGTCGTCCCGATGACGTGGTGGCCATCCGTAAAGTGCCAACCGGCAGCGGTATCTAA
- a CDS encoding NADH-quinone oxidoreductase subunit K, with amino-acid sequence MEIGLIHYLVVSAILFTLGVIGIFANRRNVIVILMSIELILLSVNINFVAFSAYLGDLTGQVFAMFILTVAAAEAAIGLAILVVYFRNRGSIAVEDISMMKG; translated from the coding sequence ATGGAAATCGGTCTTATTCATTATCTGGTCGTCAGCGCGATCCTGTTCACCCTCGGCGTGATTGGCATCTTCGCCAATCGTCGGAATGTCATTGTCATTCTGATGTCGATCGAACTGATCCTGTTGTCAGTCAATATCAACTTCGTCGCCTTTTCGGCCTATCTCGGTGATCTCACCGGTCAGGTCTTTGCGATGTTCATTCTGACCGTTGCAGCGGCTGAAGCTGCGATCGGCCTCGCTATTCTGGTGGTGTACTTCCGTAACCGCGGTTCGATCGCGGTCGAAGACATCAGCATGATGAAGGGTTAA
- a CDS encoding NADH-quinone oxidoreductase subunit L, with product MEILAIFLPGLAALIVGLFGRALGDRGSQIVTCGAMTVSAVLAVILLFQYAGTHESHAEEHVIHLLNWIKSGDLELAWALRFDTLTAVMVFVVNLVSCLVHYYSVGYMSHDPSKPRFMAYLSLFTFAMLMLVTADNLIQLFFGWEGVGLASYLLIGFWHHKDSANQASMKAFVVNRVGDFGFLLGILTIFVIFGTVQFSELLDPVVIADKAGAVFTFFGYQGHALTIACLLLFVGAMGKSAQLGLHTWLPDAMEGPTPVSALIHAATMVTAGVFMLSRLSPIFEYAPDALMVVAVLGACTAFVAATIGLTQFDIKRVIAYSTMSQLGYMFFALGVSAYSAAIFHLMTHAFFKALLFLGAGSVIHAMSDEQDMRQMGGIWKKIPFTYAMMWIGSLALAGIPLFAGYYSKDMVLEAAWADHTGIGEFAYWMGIAAAIMTAFYSWRLIIMTFHGKPRASEDVMSHVHESPLVMTIPLAILAVGAVFAGFIGYEYFVGHDREAFWGASIFVLAVNDTIEAAHHVPAWVKKAPLVAAVLGIAFAYLFYMFKPGLPARVVGLIKPIHTFVFRKWMFDELYNKVFVSGSMQLGKGFWKNGDGAVIDGLGPNGMASLSKRIAGRFSQIQTGYVYHYAFAMLVGVIALVAWYLSRQAG from the coding sequence ATGGAAATCCTTGCCATCTTCCTTCCCGGTCTTGCGGCACTGATTGTCGGCCTGTTCGGCAGGGCGCTCGGTGATCGCGGGTCACAGATCGTGACCTGTGGCGCGATGACCGTTTCGGCTGTGCTCGCCGTGATCCTGCTGTTTCAGTACGCAGGCACCCATGAGTCCCATGCCGAGGAACATGTGATCCATCTGCTGAACTGGATCAAGTCCGGTGACCTTGAACTCGCCTGGGCACTCCGCTTCGACACCCTGACCGCCGTTATGGTCTTTGTGGTCAATCTGGTCTCATGCCTCGTGCATTACTATTCCGTCGGCTATATGAGCCACGATCCGTCCAAGCCACGGTTTATGGCCTATCTGAGCCTGTTTACCTTCGCCATGCTGATGCTGGTGACCGCCGACAACCTGATTCAGCTATTCTTCGGTTGGGAGGGCGTGGGCTTGGCATCCTATCTGCTGATCGGTTTCTGGCATCACAAGGACAGTGCCAATCAGGCATCCATGAAGGCGTTTGTTGTAAACCGCGTCGGTGACTTCGGCTTCCTGCTCGGTATTCTGACCATCTTTGTCATCTTCGGTACCGTCCAGTTCAGCGAGTTGCTTGATCCGGTCGTTATCGCTGACAAGGCCGGTGCGGTCTTCACCTTCTTCGGCTATCAGGGCCATGCGCTGACCATTGCTTGTCTGCTGCTGTTCGTCGGCGCGATGGGCAAGTCGGCTCAGCTCGGCCTGCACACTTGGCTGCCCGACGCGATGGAAGGCCCGACCCCGGTGTCGGCCCTGATCCACGCGGCAACCATGGTGACCGCCGGTGTGTTCATGCTTAGCCGCCTGTCGCCGATCTTTGAATATGCGCCCGATGCGCTGATGGTTGTGGCGGTTCTCGGTGCCTGTACCGCTTTCGTTGCGGCGACCATTGGCCTGACTCAGTTCGACATCAAGCGGGTGATCGCCTATTCGACCATGAGCCAGCTCGGTTACATGTTCTTCGCCCTCGGCGTTTCCGCCTATAGTGCCGCGATCTTCCACCTGATGACCCACGCCTTCTTCAAGGCGCTGCTCTTCCTTGGTGCTGGTTCGGTCATCCACGCCATGTCCGATGAGCAGGACATGCGCCAGATGGGCGGTATCTGGAAAAAGATCCCGTTCACCTATGCGATGATGTGGATCGGTTCTCTGGCGCTGGCCGGTATCCCGCTGTTCGCCGGTTATTATTCCAAGGACATGGTCCTTGAGGCGGCATGGGCCGATCATACCGGTATCGGTGAGTTCGCCTACTGGATGGGTATTGCCGCTGCGATCATGACCGCCTTCTATTCATGGCGTCTGATCATCATGACCTTCCATGGCAAGCCACGCGCGAGCGAGGATGTCATGAGCCATGTTCATGAATCACCACTGGTTATGACCATTCCGCTGGCCATCCTTGCCGTCGGTGCGGTGTTTGCCGGCTTCATCGGTTATGAATACTTCGTCGGTCATGACCGTGAAGCATTCTGGGGAGCGTCGATCTTCGTACTCGCCGTCAATGACACGATTGAAGCGGCCCACCATGTTCCGGCATGGGTCAAGAAGGCACCGCTGGTTGCGGCCGTTCTCGGCATCGCCTTTGCCTATCTGTTCTATATGTTCAAGCCGGGCCTGCCTGCGCGCGTGGTTGGTCTGATCAAGCCGATCCATACCTTCGTGTTCCGCAAATGGATGTTCGACGAGCTTTACAACAAGGTCTTCGTCAGCGGCTCCATGCAACTCGGCAAGGGCTTCTGGAAGAACGGTGACGGCGCTGTTATCGACGGTCTCGGCCCGAATGGCATGGCCTCGCTGTCCAAACGGATCGCCGGTCGCTTCAGCCAGATCCAGACCGGTTATGTCTATCACTATGCATTTGCCATGCTGGTCGGGGTAATCGCCCTGGTCGCCTGGTATCTCAGCCGTCAGGCGGGGTAA
- a CDS encoding NADH-quinone oxidoreductase subunit M: MSWPVLSVVTFLPLVGVLFLLMINDDEAATARNSRWVALFTSVTTFVISLFVLVGFDPSVAGFQMVEQVEWLPALGLSYKMGVDGISVWFVLLSTLLVPVCIIASWESIKTRVREYMIAFLVLETLMVGMFCALDLILFYILFEGVLIPMFLIIGIWGGQRRVYAAFKFFLYTLLGSVLMLVAMLAMYWQAGTTDVEALLQFGFPSDMQYWLWLAFFASFAVKVPMWPVHTWLPDAHVEAPTAGSVILAGVLLKMGGYGLIRFSIPMFPEASDYFAPLVFAMSVIAVIYTSLVALVQTDMKKLIAYSSIAHMGFVTMGLFSLTQQGIEGAVFQMLSHGIVSGALFLCVGVVYDRLHTREIVRYGGLVNNMPKYAVVFMTFTMASIGVPGTSGFVGEFLSLLGTFQVQNIVATLAATGLILGAAYMLYLYRRVVFGVAPNEEVSGLPDMSRRELGLFIPLIILVFWMGIYPSTFLDLMSASVEELISNYQLAMATAAEQVTQIAEMPVTAPVSGLE; this comes from the coding sequence ATGTCTTGGCCTGTATTATCAGTCGTTACGTTCCTGCCGCTGGTCGGCGTGCTCTTCCTCCTCATGATCAATGATGATGAGGCGGCGACCGCACGCAATTCCCGCTGGGTTGCGCTGTTCACCTCTGTCACCACCTTTGTCATCTCGCTGTTCGTGCTGGTCGGTTTCGATCCGTCCGTAGCCGGGTTCCAGATGGTGGAGCAGGTTGAGTGGCTGCCGGCCCTCGGCCTCAGCTACAAGATGGGCGTTGACGGTATCTCTGTCTGGTTCGTTCTGCTGTCGACCCTGCTTGTGCCGGTCTGCATCATTGCCAGCTGGGAATCCATCAAGACCCGTGTGCGCGAATACATGATCGCCTTTCTGGTGCTTGAGACCCTGATGGTCGGTATGTTCTGTGCCCTTGACCTGATCCTGTTCTACATCCTGTTCGAGGGTGTGCTGATCCCGATGTTCCTGATCATCGGTATCTGGGGTGGTCAGCGCCGGGTCTATGCTGCGTTCAAGTTCTTCCTCTACACACTGCTCGGCTCGGTTCTGATGCTGGTGGCCATGCTGGCGATGTACTGGCAGGCGGGTACCACCGATGTTGAGGCGCTGCTGCAATTCGGCTTCCCGTCCGACATGCAGTACTGGCTGTGGCTCGCCTTCTTTGCCTCTTTCGCGGTGAAGGTGCCGATGTGGCCGGTCCATACCTGGCTGCCCGATGCCCACGTTGAGGCACCGACCGCCGGTTCCGTCATCCTTGCCGGTGTCCTGTTGAAGATGGGCGGCTACGGTCTGATCCGTTTCTCGATCCCGATGTTCCCGGAAGCGAGCGATTATTTCGCACCGCTGGTCTTTGCCATGTCCGTGATTGCGGTGATCTACACCTCGCTTGTGGCGCTGGTGCAGACCGACATGAAAAAGCTGATCGCCTATTCATCAATCGCGCATATGGGCTTTGTCACCATGGGGCTGTTCTCGCTGACCCAGCAGGGGATCGAGGGCGCGGTATTCCAGATGCTGTCACACGGTATTGTTTCCGGCGCGCTGTTCCTGTGTGTCGGTGTTGTCTATGACCGCCTGCATACCCGCGAGATCGTCCGCTATGGTGGACTAGTCAACAACATGCCGAAATATGCGGTCGTGTTCATGACCTTCACCATGGCGTCCATCGGTGTACCCGGTACCAGTGGCTTCGTCGGTGAATTCCTCAGCCTGCTCGGTACCTTCCAGGTTCAGAATATCGTCGCCACACTGGCGGCAACCGGTCTTATTCTCGGTGCGGCTTACATGCTGTATCTCTATCGTCGCGTCGTATTCGGTGTGGCGCCGAATGAGGAAGTTTCCGGTCTGCCTGACATGTCACGCCGTGAGCTTGGTCTCTTCATTCCGCTGATCATTCTGGTGTTCTGGATGGGTATCTATCCATCGACCTTCCTTGATCTGATGTCCGCGTCGGTCGAGGAGTTGATCAGCAATTATCAATTGGCAATGGCGACCGCTGCAGAGCAGGTAACCCAAATCGCTGAAATGCCTGTCACCGCACCCGTGTCAGGTCTGGAGTAA